From Bombina bombina isolate aBomBom1 chromosome 1, aBomBom1.pri, whole genome shotgun sequence:
agaaaggaaaagaataagAGTGCTCCACGATACCTGAGACCAATAATGGCTTTTACCCCAAACAGTAATGCACAATCTCCTCCACTTCCTATAACTTTAATGGAAAATAATGATCTGAACACAGAAATTCAAGATCCATTAACTACTGATATGGACAATCAATATGAATGTGAAGTAACTTTGACAGCTGAAAATGATCAGGAAAATGTCATTGATGGAATTGGATCTAGTGAATGTGAGTGTCAAtctaattatacattttttcactgtataaAAATAGAGTAAAGATAAGTAATTTTCTTTAGTTGATAAAGATGTTATAAAATCGAAATACATCAAAATGTGTATATCTCTAAATTCTAATTCCATTCATTTTCttcaatataaattaataattttgatttgttcttatTTATCTTCCTTATATTACAGCCGTGCCTGAAAAAAAGCAAGATACAACAACCAaaaatagttttgtaaaaaaaactaaaaaaatttaagaaaaaattattgaagaCGAACAAGGAGATTGATAAAATGATTTCAATACTAGAAAAatgttaattgaaaaaataataattttactttatTATAATTTGTGAATGTTCTATTAATATTCTATGTCAAGACTATTatatatgtcatttttattttttaaatatgacttATTGATGTTCAGtaattttgaatattttgataaaaattagtgattaaaactaattattaaagaaaaaataaatattttgtttcaaccgttctaatctttttttttaatagcgttcacatatattttttggcTTAGTAGTTCAAATGTTATAAGTTCTACAACTTGTATTCAAACAACGATTATAATGCATAGTgatcaatatattaatttataattttgttttattatttcaagaccaacatatatattattgatcacattagcatatatcttgaaaattatatatatatatatatatgtatgtatatattgttctctctatatatatatatctatatacacacacactgaataatatttatatttatattaatgaactaaaaatatctaaataaatatatatatatatgtatagttacctaactatatatatatatatatatatatatatatatattgatcaaagatctctttttctatctatctatctatctatctatctatctatcaatctatctatatatatatatatatataaaaattatatatatatatattcatcaatatatatatatatatatattttatatataaaataactcattgtaataagtaataattgtaattgttatatatatatatatatattttttttttttttatccatgactctatcaatcaatactattaaaatattaatagtttTGGTTGATTATgtacaaacaaatacaacatatacaaaccttgcaatctatgtttatgtatataactcactctctctctgtctcactatatatatatatatatatatatatatatatatatatatatatatatatatatatatacaattataatttatatatagacattgagagagagataattttgatatatttatatatatagacatacatatttggattgtaaattatatataattatattgaatctaaatatatataaatatatatatagagagtgatataaatatatttatctaaagaaacatatgtatgtatgtatcaatatatatatatatatattataatttttttttaaattattagatttctatatttaaataaataacttgtttaTAACAATTTAAATGAGAACAGAATAAACTATATtcaaacattattattataaaatttaaatagcaATGTAAAATTATGGCTATTCTtgaaattgtgggtttggtgatgaTGATGCGGAGAATAAGTTTGATATTGATTCTACGCATTTACTTAAATTTTCAAAACCAGCTCTAAATATCTCATTTCTTTCCCTTTCAATTTCTATTTTTTGCTCCTCTATTCTTATCCTATCCTTTAAAAAATTTCCAAACATCTCAATTACTTTGTTTTGTTCATCCCTAAAATTGCGTGCTATTCCCACCATCTCCTGTAATGCGTCTGTCTCAGGGGCAGCTTCAATTGGATTATTAGCTATATTAGCAGCATTTTCAATTTCAGGTATTGGTGTAGACATTGTAGACTCTGGTTGTTGATGGGACCTTGATTGGGCAGATGTATTTGTCCCTGACAAGGACTCTTCAATTATAGTCATTTGTGAATCTTCTTCTAAAGGGTCTACAGTCCTTAGTATTATTTCCCCACTACTAATATCATCTTGTGTGTTTTCTTCTtcgttacctacaaataaatatagaaaataaatatatagataaaacatcgaatatatgtatgtaatttatgttttacatataaatttgacaataaaaacattctaaaatatttaaaattaaaaatatatatatatatatattcatttttattaaaagatagcCAATACAGATCTTACTcaattttatttggaaaaaaaaaataattttgattttcaaatcaatttctaaaaatgtaagatttgtatttgattatcattttttcaaaaagaaaattagTACATCAATAACGATTGTGAATGTTCTCTGCCATTTCAGGAAAAtcaattactgaaaataagatatttGATATGCAGATTGATTTACCATGGAACATATCTTTTTTCACATTACAAAACATGATACTACATTAAAGTTAAATAAGGACAAAAATATCTTTAAATTTTGCCAACAATAGAATAAATGTACATAAAGCTATATAATTACCTTCTTCTATACCTCCGGATATAATTTGATTGAAGATATTCATgacttctgaaaataaaaaataacatttattttttagggttcttttaatttgttaacaagaaaaaaaatacaacaatacaatttaaaaaaaaaaatacctctcgAATTTCTGGCATTGTCAACGGGTGTACTGCAGGGAATATCAGGCAATGTATCCGCTGATCCTAAACTATGTGTTGTTATCGAAGATGACGAAAGGGTTCTTtgacaaacattttctgtaggcCTCATTTGGCTTGTAGAAGCTAATTCCTCAATTGACTCTGTAGCTTGTAGAGAAGACTGGCTAGAAGGTTGTGCTATAATAgttaaaaagaatacatatatgtgttagagggacattttactcaaaaataatatttcatgtttcagattgagaatataatttctgaaaacttattttttgttaaattttttattaattctcttgtgattcttattttaaagataaacctaggaggttcatagactAATTTATAAGgccttattttctgttttttaacaatATAGGTTGTTAGCTCATGAGTGTCAAAAGTTATAGACAATTATCTTGGTATATTGATTCGaaaaggaaaattgtaattttagaaacaggaccatttttgttgaaaaagtaaaattgtatttgctgattggacagaaacaattaacaattgctgtccatggtctgaaaaaAAAATGGTCTGTCGGCTTAGCTTAGAGACCttcattttaaaatcaagatagcaagagaatgaagaaaaatgtataatgtttgtaaattatactTGTTTACAATTACATAGTATATGAATCAGAAAATAAATTTTTAGGGTTGAGTGTCTATTTATTTTCATCATAATATTTATGGCCTTTTTGGAACTTAAAAAAGCCTGCAACGTATGAAAGATGTATACTTGTGAATCCATACTCCATGATTTGAAGTGCACATGAATATAAGTAAATGTAATTTATCCTAATCTTACTTTAAAATAAGTAAGAAATTATAAACTAACAAGGTCAATAATTCAGTATCACATATCACTGTTGTGCGTCTATAGATACGCTGTTTGAACATGTAATTTGTATACAAACCTGGAAAATCATCGGAATCACAAGGCACATCAAGACCATCTACTATTTCGTTCCCCAATCGAGACAATACACGTCGTTCATAGTTGAGAAGATCGGAATCCATTGCTGGGCCACCGCCGGTAGCCCtagctgcttttttttctttggcaTATTTTGACTTTGTGATTCTTTTAATGTCAGAGAAACGCTTTTTGCAACTATCAACATTTTTGGGAAAACGTGATACTGCTGAAACAGCGCGACTAATCTCTTCCCACAAAAACTTTTTTCTGCTATGTGTGGTAACACGCTGCTTATGGCCGAGAAGAACATCATAATGCTCTAATACACTCTCTACTAGAACTTCATTTTGTtctaaagtaaattggacattacgTCCACTTTTGGTTCTTCCAGCTTCAATCGCTGCCATCTTGTCGCAATAAAGATTAATCTGACTAATAAAGTAATAGGCGTATGCTAACATTCGCGCCGTAATGACGTCTTAgattcattttaatatcacatgtaaGTAACGTCCACTAAGTTGTTCGCTTTATCATATTGAATGCTTCATAAATTAGAACAATTAGGGAGTGATATTTATCATAGATACGATGATATTCGCTTCAAATATGACGCGAATAATTACGGATTGAAATTTGATAAATAAGTACTAGTCAAGTTAATACGGAGTGTGCGAATGATGGCGTTATAATTGCCGATCGTAATTGCGTGATAATTCACATAGTAATAAATTTCGCCCAAAGTTCCTAttctcaccaatatgaaataatagTAGATTAGGGAAATAGACTTGCTTTCCATAAATTTAGATTCTCTTGAAAACAAAATTATTTGCTCTTTTTCAATGGAATATAAAGTTTGGCAAAGGCCTTTGAAACAGAATAGTCAACAAACTCAGTAGACAACATGGACATGAAGCCAAAATATATGTATTGAGGTGAAATGCATCTTTagggtattaaaaataataatttcacataaaaaatattaaatgatacAAGAATTAAAAATAATATGACATAGCCTTTTTAACAACCACACGTATCAAATATCTTatcatagttatatgtgtataaatatatagcatcatttaaaaatctaattaaatttcacatttttcattctcaaaatactgttttgtaatgtataatttaatatgatttattactgtTTGTACTATTTGTAATGCATTCTAATAGCATATAAATTTAATACATCCCTTTGATTGGCTCTTTCTGCAAGAATTGTGAGCCGTGCTTGCATGTAATACATTTGATTTGATTTTCTTGCCCTCTTTAATTTGCCCAaattattattgacatttatttgtttataaacttCTGATTTGAGATTTATCAGGGTTTTGTCCTTAAGTCTAGATAACAAATATCAGTTTACTTGTAAAGAAAACGTATAAGAATTTTATTATATAGAATGTTTAttggattttataattttttttaatttgtgtatatttccTACGGATGAGCGTAGATAGTtgtggccgagtggttaaggcgatggACTCGAAATCCATTGGGGTTTCCCTGTGCAGGTTCGAATCCTACCAACAACGAGTTTATTTGTTGTGGAAGTTGTACTCACTTCCTTGTTAGGGAATGTTGATATCGTTGTCTACAATAAAAAGTACAGATTTACATTCATGGAGTTTTATTCATTTCtgatatataacacaatttaaattGAAAATGCTATCTGGCCGGCTATGAAACTTTACATTTTGACTCTTTAATGGAGCCAAAAATACAAGATGTTTGACAATCTGTAAACCGTAGTATTGAAAACTGCTATATTTAAGGTGCTGACAAAATATGCATCCTTGGCACTTTCTCTGATTCTTCTTGCTCATGTGcactttgacattttttttttttttaaatatatctttatttaccAATTCGGTATACATATCAGGTAAAATAATAAGACAGAAGGGAAACAAAATAAGAGGGACCAGGGGGATACAGAGATCTTATAAATACAAAACAGTTAAAGCAAATACAAGAAACTTCACAATCTCTATATGTAAACAAACTCTGTGGGGGTGCATCTCCTGGCATTCCTCCTTTCAAAGATAGTTTTTCTAAACAGATATTCGCATACTTCCTGCAtagtatcaataaatacattttataccgaATTGGGGTTTTTCTactaaagaataaaaaaacacttattatAATCAAAACTGgtcaacaactaaaaaaaaaaccaaaaaaaaaaaacccgaatGCAGGCACCCCACCCCGCTCACCCTTACATCCTCTCTCCATCCACATTAGATTTTTGATTTTATTTCTAGTCAATATGAACTAGAATCTATCTTTCATTTTTCTTTGCTTACAACAGCTTAATCAGTACCATTCAGATGGAAAAACATTTGACAGAATCAATGTCTCAAAAAATTCTGATCTGCGAAAATTACGAACAATCGTAAGCTGAGTCGCCAGCGGATAGGACAAAATAATTTTTAGccatttcaaaaaaaattttttgatccTTTTCTCTTCTAGGGGGGCTATATTCATTTGTTCAAAAACTATCTGGGTATGTATGGTATTTATAAAGCAGCCCATTGTGGGAGCTTTTCTATTCTTCCAATCTTTTAGTATAAGATTACGACCAAGCATAATTACCGTATTAATAAGGTTAGTATTCGTTCCATTATGATCCATGTTGTAAAGAAAAAAGATATGTTTAGCTTGGATTTTTAGCCTAAAATCTAGAACCTTATTAAGCCAGAATTCCACTTTTCTCCAGAACTGGGCCAATTTAGGACAATTCCAAAAAcaatgtattatatctgtgtgcgGGTTATTGCATCTTGGGCATTTTGGTACCGAGTTCGGATACCATTTAGATAGTTTCCAGGGTGTCAGATAAGCgttgtttattaattttatatgtgattctttccatgctAACGGAATGTTTGCACCTTGTATCCGCTTATAACTAGCAATCAGCGATTCTGCAGAAATGTCCGTAAAGAAGAGGTTCCACTTTAGGGC
This genomic window contains:
- the LOC128661151 gene encoding uncharacterized protein LOC128661151 encodes the protein MRPTENVCQRTLSSSSITTHSLGSADTLPDIPCSTPVDNARNSREVMNIFNQIISGGIEEGNEEENTQDDISSGEIILRTVDPLEEDSQMTIIEESLSGTNTSAQSRSHQQPESTMSTPIPEIENAANIANNPIEAAPETDALQEMVGIARNFRDEQNKVIEMFGNFLKDRIRIEEQKIEIERERNEIFRAGFENLSKCVESISNLFSASSSPNPQFQE